One part of the Clostridia bacterium genome encodes these proteins:
- the cysS gene encoding cysteine--tRNA ligase — protein MKVFNTLTNQKEEFVPMDKNEVKIYACGPTVYNFFHIGNARPFIIFDTLRRYLEYRGYGVKFVQNFTDVDDKIIKKANEEGISSAEVAKKYIDEYYIDAKGLGIRPATVHPKATENIDAIIELVSTLIERGYAYASGGDVYYSTRKFREYGKLSHQPLEDLDMGARIEVTDVKRDPADFALWKAAKPGEPYWDSPWGKGRPGWHIECSAMANRFLGKTIDIHCGGKDLVFPHHENEIAQSEAANGVEFAHYWMHNGYINVDNTKMSKSLGNFFTVRDVAEKYGYEPIRFFMLSAHYKSPINYTADTIEMAKASLERLYNCRENMEYVLKAPVDADPDERDREFIDGLEKFRERFIEAMDDDLNTADAISVIFDLVREINTYMNLDTKNKTAIEAAKSMYDELCGVLGLGVTQKTASIDDEVQALIDERQAARKAKNFARADEIRDELKSRGIILLDTKEGVKWKYENA, from the coding sequence ATGAAAGTATTCAACACGCTTACAAACCAAAAAGAAGAATTCGTGCCGATGGACAAAAACGAAGTAAAGATCTACGCTTGCGGTCCTACGGTATATAACTTTTTCCATATAGGCAACGCGCGCCCGTTCATCATATTCGACACTTTGCGCAGATATCTTGAATATCGCGGCTACGGCGTTAAATTCGTGCAGAATTTCACGGACGTTGACGACAAGATAATAAAAAAGGCCAACGAAGAGGGCATTTCCTCGGCCGAGGTGGCGAAGAAGTATATCGACGAGTATTATATTGATGCGAAGGGACTCGGCATCCGTCCGGCAACGGTGCATCCGAAGGCGACGGAGAATATAGACGCGATAATAGAGCTCGTCAGTACGCTTATCGAGCGCGGCTACGCATACGCAAGCGGCGGCGACGTATATTACAGCACGAGAAAGTTCAGAGAATACGGAAAGCTGTCTCATCAGCCGCTTGAAGACCTCGACATGGGCGCAAGGATCGAAGTGACCGACGTAAAGCGCGATCCGGCCGACTTTGCGCTTTGGAAGGCGGCAAAGCCCGGAGAGCCCTACTGGGACAGCCCGTGGGGCAAAGGTCGTCCCGGCTGGCACATAGAATGCTCGGCAATGGCAAACAGATTTTTGGGCAAGACGATAGACATACACTGCGGCGGCAAGGACCTAGTGTTCCCGCACCATGAAAACGAGATAGCGCAGTCGGAAGCTGCAAACGGCGTGGAATTTGCGCATTACTGGATGCACAACGGCTATATAAACGTGGACAATACGAAGATGTCAAAGTCTTTAGGGAACTTCTTCACCGTGCGCGACGTGGCCGAAAAATACGGCTACGAGCCGATACGCTTCTTTATGCTTTCGGCGCATTACAAGAGCCCGATAAATTATACGGCGGACACCATAGAGATGGCGAAAGCGTCGCTTGAGCGACTCTACAACTGCCGCGAGAACATGGAATACGTATTAAAAGCGCCTGTGGACGCAGATCCCGACGAACGCGACCGCGAATTCATAGACGGCCTTGAAAAATTCAGAGAACGCTTTATAGAGGCGATGGACGACGATCTTAATACCGCCGACGCTATAAGCGTGATATTCGACCTTGTGCGCGAGATAAACACTTATATGAATCTCGACACGAAAAACAAAACTGCCATAGAAGCGGCAAAGAGCATGTACGACGAGCTTTGCGGCGTTTTGGGGCTCGGCGTGACCCAAAAAACGGCTTCAATAGACGATGAAGTACAGGCGCTTATAGACGAGCGCCAGGCGGCGAGAAAGGCGAAGAATTTCGCCCGCGCCGACGAGATAAGAGACGAGCTGAAATCGCGCGGCATAATCCTTCTCGATACGAAGGAGGGCGTTAAGTGGAAATACGAGAACGCGTAA
- a CDS encoding WYL domain-containing protein: MESLEPKKLALIRMLQIFKTYSDYDHPLKQADIAHYLNSDYGIVIERKAISRNISLLREAGFEIESRRAGSYLDERDFTDAELRILIDGVLSSKHIAPKYSKDLIDKLCSLSSMYFRSHVKHIHKVNDWDKTENQALFYNIEIIDEAIEQKRQIRFDYNKYGTDKKLHKTRTHHASPYQLILHNQRYYLMARNEYWKNMAYYRLDRITNMTITEDKLVPITSVEGHENGINYKELATALPYMYTDKPERVEFIAQDYIIDQIIDWFGKDIRISKHGEKQLKVSVKVSPMAMEHWAMQYIDHVEIVSPESLRDRMREALENGSEKYKKRSDTDIGEKQNR, translated from the coding sequence ATGGAGAGTTTAGAGCCGAAAAAACTTGCGTTGATACGCATGCTGCAGATATTTAAGACATACAGCGATTACGATCATCCGCTGAAGCAAGCGGATATTGCACATTATCTTAACAGCGACTACGGCATTGTTATCGAAAGGAAAGCAATAAGCAGGAATATCTCATTGCTTAGGGAAGCCGGGTTTGAAATTGAGTCAAGACGCGCCGGCAGTTATCTTGATGAACGAGATTTTACCGACGCCGAGCTTCGCATCCTTATTGACGGTGTGCTTTCAAGCAAACATATTGCACCGAAGTATTCCAAAGATCTTATCGATAAGCTTTGTTCTCTTTCAAGCATGTATTTCAGATCGCATGTAAAGCACATTCATAAGGTAAACGATTGGGATAAAACCGAGAATCAGGCGCTTTTCTATAATATTGAGATCATCGATGAAGCCATAGAACAAAAACGGCAAATACGCTTTGACTACAACAAATACGGCACAGATAAAAAACTGCATAAGACTAGGACGCACCACGCAAGCCCCTATCAGCTTATTTTGCATAATCAGCGCTACTATCTTATGGCACGCAATGAATATTGGAAAAACATGGCCTATTACCGCCTCGATCGGATCACCAATATGACCATAACCGAGGATAAACTCGTTCCGATCACTTCGGTTGAAGGACATGAAAACGGTATCAATTATAAAGAATTGGCAACAGCACTCCCTTATATGTACACCGACAAACCGGAACGGGTCGAATTTATCGCACAAGACTACATCATCGATCAGATCATCGACTGGTTTGGCAAGGATATCCGTATTAGTAAACATGGAGAAAAGCAGCTTAAGGTTTCGGTAAAAGTCAGCCCAATGGCAATGGAACACTGGGCTATGCAGTATATCGATCATGTTGAGATCGTTTCGCCGGAATCTCTGCGCGACCGAATGAGAGAGGCTTTGGAGAACGGTTCGGAGAAGTATAAGAAGAGGTCTGATACCGACATTGGGGAAAAGCAGAACAGATAA
- the rimO gene encoding 30S ribosomal protein S12 methylthiotransferase RimO, with the protein MEKIRVGLVSLGCPKNLCDSESMLALIKGAGFEIVGDAADADVIVINTCAFIEEAQKEAIDTILEMAEYKKSGSARGLVVSGCLCELFETEIREQFPEVDAFLGVGSGDMIVNAVKAAFAGEQYDSFEDKNDKVAVSKERVLTNPGHYAYIKIADGCDNTCSYCLIPEIRGIYRSRPVEEIVEEAKMLAERGVKEIILVAQDVTKYGIDLYNEYKIRDLLPLLNEIDGIKRIRLQYMYPERVHGDLLKIIRGCDKVVHYFDIPIQHSETRILKKMSRLGNPYRLEILFDNIRRILPDAVIRTTVITGFPSETDEEFEALMQFVKKIKFDRLGAFPFSPMEGTDAYHMRAQIPDEVKTARTEALMEAQAAISKEKLSKRIGTTEEVMTDGFDDEMNLYYGRTYAESPDIDGCVYFGSLSELKPGDIVNVLILDADEHDLYGRDADNAPDESGK; encoded by the coding sequence ATGGAAAAGATAAGAGTGGGGCTCGTATCGCTCGGATGCCCGAAGAACCTGTGCGATTCTGAAAGCATGCTTGCGCTTATCAAGGGCGCGGGATTTGAGATCGTGGGAGACGCCGCCGACGCGGACGTTATAGTTATAAATACGTGTGCTTTCATAGAGGAAGCGCAGAAAGAAGCCATTGACACGATACTTGAAATGGCGGAATATAAAAAGAGCGGCAGCGCGCGCGGCCTCGTAGTGTCGGGCTGCCTTTGTGAACTTTTTGAAACGGAGATACGAGAGCAGTTCCCTGAGGTGGACGCGTTCTTGGGCGTGGGAAGCGGCGACATGATAGTAAACGCCGTAAAGGCGGCCTTTGCTGGCGAGCAGTACGACAGCTTTGAGGACAAGAACGACAAAGTCGCCGTCTCGAAGGAACGCGTGCTTACGAATCCGGGACATTACGCCTATATAAAGATAGCCGACGGATGCGACAACACCTGCTCCTACTGCCTTATACCGGAGATACGAGGCATATACAGAAGCCGCCCCGTTGAGGAGATAGTCGAGGAAGCGAAGATGCTTGCAGAGCGCGGCGTGAAAGAGATAATCCTTGTAGCGCAGGACGTGACGAAATACGGCATTGACCTTTACAACGAATATAAAATACGCGACCTTCTGCCGCTTTTGAATGAGATAGACGGCATAAAACGCATACGCCTTCAGTATATGTATCCCGAAAGGGTACACGGCGACCTTCTTAAGATAATACGCGGCTGCGACAAGGTAGTTCATTACTTCGACATACCGATACAGCATTCGGAGACGCGCATACTTAAAAAGATGAGCCGCCTGGGAAATCCATATCGTCTGGAGATTCTTTTCGACAATATAAGAAGAATTCTTCCCGACGCGGTGATACGCACGACTGTCATAACGGGCTTTCCGAGTGAGACAGACGAGGAGTTCGAGGCGCTTATGCAGTTCGTAAAGAAGATAAAATTCGACCGTTTGGGCGCGTTCCCGTTCTCGCCTATGGAGGGAACGGACGCCTATCATATGCGCGCGCAGATACCCGACGAAGTAAAGACGGCGCGCACCGAAGCCTTGATGGAGGCGCAGGCCGCCATATCGAAAGAGAAGCTAAGTAAACGCATCGGCACGACCGAGGAGGTCATGACGGACGGCTTTGACGACGAGATGAACCTTTACTACGGCCGAACTTACGCCGAATCGCCCGATATTGACGGCTGCGTATATTTCGGTTCGCTTTCGGAGCTTAAGCCCGGAGACATAGTGAACGTTCTCATACTTGACGCAGACGAACACGACTTGTACGGCCGCGACGCCGACAACGCCCCCGACGAAAGCGGGAAGTAA
- a CDS encoding AAA family ATPase — translation MSDVKLTNIPSMTVGKMVNKLSHAYSTVINNGLPIKTMPSVMLWGPPGVGKSQAVRQIAKEIKNATKKDVHVTDVRLLLFNPIDLRGIPTSNADKTLAVWLKPQIFQMDPSDNLVNILFLDEISAAPQSVQAAAYQITLDRIVGEHKLPDNCIVIAAGNRTTDKSVAFKMPKALANRLMHIEVEGSFKSWKEWAITSSINDKVIGFLSFRQNYLMGFDPGSDDLPSIEDIFDGKMPKMPQNTDAMYALTASMTCYARAHKDNIGRIANSIRYADKMPPDFSAVLLKDYMYIEKDFKQTLMTIPEFSKWLQTKGSLMNGSVR, via the coding sequence ATGAGCGACGTTAAACTAACGAATATACCCTCAATGACAGTTGGAAAAATGGTCAATAAACTAAGTCACGCCTACAGCACCGTCATCAACAACGGATTACCCATCAAAACCATGCCCTCCGTTATGCTTTGGGGCCCTCCGGGCGTAGGTAAATCTCAGGCTGTCAGACAGATAGCCAAAGAGATTAAAAACGCCACAAAGAAAGACGTTCACGTAACCGACGTAAGACTTCTTCTGTTTAACCCGATAGATCTTAGAGGTATCCCCACTTCAAATGCGGATAAAACACTTGCAGTTTGGCTGAAACCGCAGATCTTTCAGATGGATCCATCGGACAATTTGGTAAATATCTTGTTCCTTGATGAAATCTCTGCTGCGCCTCAGTCTGTTCAAGCCGCCGCATATCAGATAACGCTGGATCGAATTGTCGGAGAACATAAGCTCCCGGACAATTGCATCGTTATCGCAGCCGGTAACCGTACAACAGACAAATCGGTTGCATTCAAAATGCCGAAAGCTCTGGCAAACCGTCTTATGCATATTGAAGTTGAAGGAAGCTTCAAATCGTGGAAAGAGTGGGCAATTACTTCCAGTATCAATGATAAAGTGATCGGATTTCTATCATTCAGGCAGAATTATCTTATGGGATTTGATCCAGGCAGTGATGATTTGCCGTCAATTGAAGATATATTCGACGGGAAAATGCCAAAGATGCCTCAAAATACAGACGCTATGTACGCCCTGACCGCTTCAATGACTTGTTATGCGCGTGCTCATAAAGATAATATTGGGCGGATCGCCAATTCAATTCGTTACGCAGACAAAATGCCCCCGGATTTCAGCGCGGTTCTGCTTAAAGACTATATGTACATCGAAAAAGACTTCAAGCAGACATTGATGACTATTCCGGAGTTCAGTAAATGGCTGCAGACAAAAGGGAGTTTGATGAATGGTTCTGTCAGATGA
- a CDS encoding Mini-ribonuclease 3: protein MVREHLIHEKSLPSHILSRRAKRFVSAAAQSAIYDAMADELTEDEADVFRRGRNAKPATVPKNTEVIVYKKATGFEAVFGYLYITGKHERIRELFMKIVKMDL from the coding sequence ATGGTGCGCGAGCACCTCATACACGAAAAAAGCCTGCCTTCGCATATATTGAGCCGCCGCGCGAAAAGATTCGTTTCGGCGGCGGCGCAGAGCGCCATATACGACGCGATGGCGGACGAGCTTACCGAGGACGAGGCCGACGTATTCCGCAGGGGACGAAACGCAAAGCCTGCGACCGTGCCGAAGAATACTGAAGTTATAGTATATAAGAAGGCGACGGGCTTCGAGGCGGTGTTCGGGTATCTCTATATCACGGGCAAGCACGAACGCATACGCGAGCTGTTCATGAAGATCGTGAAAATGGACTTATGA
- the pgsA gene encoding CDP-diacylglycerol--glycerol-3-phosphate 3-phosphatidyltransferase, whose protein sequence is MTTANKITFFRIILIPVFMLFFFVQKEWSYYTACVVFIVASVTDFLDGYIARKYDQVTDFGKFADPLADKLLVAAAFIGFVDASLTPAWMVTVIIARELIVTALRTVAAASGRVIAASYFGKVKTTVQMVVIIYLLIFGWRHLCIGPVSVNLVLNVIVLVITVASGVDYLYKNRALLKMVK, encoded by the coding sequence ATTACAACTGCAAATAAGATTACCTTTTTCAGGATAATACTGATCCCTGTTTTTATGCTGTTTTTCTTCGTGCAGAAGGAATGGTCATATTATACGGCCTGCGTCGTATTCATTGTTGCCTCCGTGACGGATTTTCTCGACGGATATATTGCAAGAAAGTACGACCAGGTGACCGACTTCGGCAAGTTCGCCGACCCGCTTGCGGATAAGCTGCTCGTTGCGGCGGCCTTTATAGGCTTCGTGGACGCGTCGCTTACGCCTGCGTGGATGGTGACTGTGATAATTGCGCGCGAGCTTATCGTTACGGCGCTGCGCACCGTTGCGGCGGCCTCGGGTCGCGTTATTGCGGCGAGCTATTTCGGCAAGGTAAAGACTACCGTGCAGATGGTAGTTATAATTTATCTGCTTATTTTCGGCTGGCGCCATCTCTGTATAGGCCCCGTGAGCGTAAATCTCGTATTGAACGTCATAGTGCTTGTGATAACCGTGGCGTCGGGCGTGGATTATCTTTATAAGAACAGGGCGCTTTTAAAAATGGTAAAGTGA